In Streptomyces sclerotialus, one genomic interval encodes:
- a CDS encoding aspartate carbamoyltransferase catalytic subunit codes for MKRHLISAADLSRDDAVLILDTAEEMARVADRPIKKLPTLRGRTVVNLFFEDSTRTRISFEAAAKRLSADVINFSAKGSSVSKGESLKDTALTLEAMGADAVVIRHHDSGAPHRLATSGWIGGSVINAGDGTHEHPTQALLDAFTMRRRLAGGEGDLNGRRITIVGDILHSRVARSNVHLLTTLGAEVTLVAPPTLVPVGVETWPCEVSYDLDAVVAKSDAVMMLRVQRERMNAAFFPTEREYARRYGLDGDRMARMPEHAVVMHPGPMNRGMEITAEVADSPRCTAVEQVTNGVSIRMAVMYLLLGGNEPALSTPTTSTTGTTRTEESK; via the coding sequence ATGAAGCGTCACCTCATCTCGGCCGCCGATCTCTCACGCGACGACGCCGTCCTGATCCTCGACACCGCCGAGGAGATGGCCCGGGTCGCCGACCGGCCGATCAAGAAGCTGCCCACCCTGCGCGGGCGCACCGTCGTCAACCTCTTCTTCGAGGACTCCACCCGCACCCGCATCTCCTTCGAGGCGGCCGCCAAGCGCCTCTCCGCGGACGTCATCAACTTCTCCGCCAAGGGCTCGTCCGTCTCCAAGGGCGAGTCGCTGAAGGACACCGCGCTGACCCTGGAGGCGATGGGCGCCGACGCCGTCGTCATACGGCACCACGACTCCGGCGCGCCGCACCGCCTGGCCACCTCCGGCTGGATCGGCGGCTCGGTGATCAACGCCGGTGACGGCACCCACGAGCACCCCACCCAGGCCCTGCTGGACGCCTTCACGATGCGCCGCCGGCTGGCGGGCGGCGAGGGCGACCTGAACGGCCGCCGCATCACCATCGTCGGCGACATCCTGCACAGCCGCGTCGCCCGCTCCAACGTCCACCTGCTGACGACGCTGGGCGCCGAGGTCACGCTCGTCGCGCCGCCCACCCTCGTCCCGGTCGGCGTCGAGACCTGGCCGTGCGAGGTCTCCTACGACCTGGACGCCGTGGTCGCCAAGTCCGACGCGGTCATGATGCTGCGCGTCCAGCGCGAGCGGATGAACGCCGCGTTCTTCCCGACCGAGCGCGAGTACGCCCGCCGGTACGGCCTGGACGGCGACCGGATGGCCCGGATGCCCGAGCACGCCGTCGTGATGCACCCCGGCCCGATGAACCGCGGCATGGAGATCACCGCCGAGGTCGCCGACTCGCCGCGCTGCACCGCCGTGGAGCAGGTCACCAACGGCGTCAGCATCCGCATGGCGGTCATGTACCTGCTGCTGGGCGGCAACGAGCCCGCCCTCTCCACCCCCACCACCAGCACGACCGGCACCACTCGCACCGAGGAGAGCAAGTAA
- the pyrR gene encoding bifunctional pyr operon transcriptional regulator/uracil phosphoribosyltransferase PyrR — protein sequence MDVNPATPARPVLEGPDIARMLTRIAHEIVERAKGAEDVVLLGIPTRGVFLARRLAAKLEEITGRAVPVGSLDITMYRDDLRLGPARTLARTDIPGDGIEGRVVLLVDDVLFSGRTIRAALDALNDIGRPRAVQLAVLVDRGHRELPIRADYVGKNLPTSLRETVKVQLAEEDGRDAVLLGVKQDKQAQAAQTAER from the coding sequence ATGGACGTAAACCCTGCGACTCCGGCGCGCCCCGTTCTGGAAGGCCCGGACATCGCGCGGATGCTGACCCGCATCGCCCACGAGATCGTGGAGCGCGCCAAGGGCGCCGAGGATGTGGTCCTGCTCGGCATTCCCACCCGTGGCGTCTTCCTCGCCCGCCGGCTCGCCGCCAAGCTCGAAGAGATCACCGGCCGCGCGGTCCCCGTCGGCTCGCTCGACATCACGATGTACCGCGACGACCTGCGTCTGGGCCCCGCCCGTACGCTCGCGCGTACCGACATCCCCGGTGACGGCATCGAGGGCCGCGTGGTCCTCCTCGTCGACGACGTGCTCTTCTCGGGCCGCACGATCCGCGCGGCCCTGGACGCCCTGAACGACATCGGCCGGCCGCGTGCCGTGCAGCTCGCCGTCCTGGTCGACCGTGGCCACCGCGAGCTGCCGATCCGCGCCGACTACGTCGGCAAGAACCTCCCCACGTCGCTGCGGGAGACGGTCAAGGTCCAGCTCGCCGAGGAGGACGGCCGGGACGCCGTGCTGCTCGGTGTGAAGCAGGACAAGCAGGCTCAGGCCGCACAGACCGCCGAGCGCTGA
- the bldD gene encoding transcriptional regulator BldD yields the protein MSSEYAKQLGAKLRAIRTQQGLSLHGVEEKSQGRWKAVVVGSYERGDRAVTVQRLAELADFYGVPVQELLPGTTPGGAAEPPPKLVLDLERLAHVPQEKAGPLQRYAATIQSQRGDYNGKVLSIRQDDLRTLAVIYDQSPSVLTEQLISWGVLDADARRAVQHEDI from the coding sequence ATGTCCAGCGAATACGCTAAACAGCTCGGGGCCAAGCTCCGCGCCATCCGCACCCAGCAGGGCCTCTCCCTCCACGGTGTCGAGGAGAAGTCCCAGGGCCGCTGGAAGGCCGTGGTAGTGGGCTCGTACGAGCGCGGCGACCGTGCCGTGACCGTGCAGCGCCTGGCCGAGCTCGCCGACTTCTACGGCGTGCCGGTCCAGGAGCTCCTTCCGGGCACGACCCCGGGCGGCGCCGCCGAGCCGCCGCCGAAGCTGGTGCTGGACCTGGAGCGGCTCGCCCACGTCCCGCAGGAGAAGGCCGGCCCGCTGCAGCGCTACGCCGCGACGATCCAGAGCCAGCGCGGTGACTACAACGGCAAGGTGCTCTCCATCCGCCAGGACGACCTGCGCACGCTCGCGGTCATCTACGACCAGTCCCCCTCGGTCCTCACCGAGCAGCTGATCAGCTGGGGCGTCCTGGACGCCGACGCGCGCCGCGCGGTCCAGCACGAGGACATCTGA
- the nusB gene encoding transcription antitermination factor NusB: MAARNKARKRAFQILFEADQRGADVQTVLADWMRHARTDPRQPPVNEYTLELVEGYADHVGRIDELIAQYAVGWTLDRMPVVDRNILRLGAYELIWVDETPDAVVIDEAVQLAKEFSTDDSPSFVNGMLGRLKDLKPSLRRA, encoded by the coding sequence GTGGCCGCCCGTAACAAGGCCCGCAAGCGCGCCTTCCAGATCCTCTTCGAGGCCGACCAGCGCGGCGCCGACGTGCAGACCGTGCTCGCGGACTGGATGCGGCACGCCCGGACCGATCCCCGGCAGCCCCCGGTCAACGAGTACACCCTTGAGCTTGTCGAGGGGTACGCGGACCACGTCGGGCGCATCGACGAGCTGATCGCGCAGTACGCGGTCGGCTGGACGCTCGACCGGATGCCGGTCGTCGACCGCAACATCCTGCGGCTCGGCGCCTACGAGCTGATCTGGGTGGACGAGACTCCGGACGCGGTCGTGATCGACGAGGCCGTGCAGCTGGCCAAGGAGTTCTCCACCGACGACTCGCCGTCCTTCGTGAACGGCATGCTCGGCCGTCTGAAGGACCTCAAGCCGAGCCTGCGCCGGGCCTGA
- the efp gene encoding elongation factor P: MASTNDLKNGMVLKLEGGQLWSVVEFQHVKPGKGPAFVRTKLKNVLSGKVVDKTFNAGVKVETANVDKRGMQFSYMDGDYFVFMDMDTYDQLHIDRKVVGDAANYLLEGFEAVVAQHDGEVLYVELPAAVELTIKHTDPGVQGDRSTGGTKPATLETDYEIQVPLFITTGEKIKVDTRSGEYLGRVNS, from the coding sequence GTGGCATCCACGAACGACCTCAAGAACGGCATGGTGCTCAAGCTCGAAGGGGGCCAGCTGTGGTCCGTTGTCGAGTTCCAGCACGTCAAGCCCGGCAAGGGCCCGGCCTTCGTCCGTACCAAGCTGAAGAACGTGCTCTCCGGCAAGGTGGTGGACAAGACCTTCAACGCCGGCGTGAAGGTCGAGACGGCCAACGTCGACAAGCGCGGGATGCAGTTCTCGTACATGGACGGCGACTACTTCGTCTTCATGGACATGGACACCTACGACCAGCTGCACATCGACCGTAAGGTCGTCGGCGATGCCGCCAACTACCTGCTCGAGGGCTTCGAGGCCGTCGTGGCGCAGCACGACGGCGAGGTCCTGTACGTCGAGCTGCCGGCCGCGGTCGAGCTGACGATCAAGCACACCGACCCCGGCGTCCAGGGCGACCGCTCCACCGGCGGCACCAAGCCCGCCACGCTGGAGACCGACTACGAGATCCAGGTCCCGCTCTTCATCACCACGGGTGAGAAGATCAAGGTCGACACCCGCTCCGGTGAGTACCTCGGTCGGGTGAACAGCTAA
- a CDS encoding aminopeptidase P family protein produces MYATRRARLRDRYAAVGTGAGATDTAAALVSSPANIRYLTGCAPRGAALLLHEGGDTLLCPSAPTGDPSEGRPAEDLRVSLLPPHAGDPAVAGADLAAKSGAEALAVEEHHLTVARHRALRSVAPELRLEDLGCAVEAQRLVKDQDEIACLRIAAEITDQALGELLESILVGRTERHLALELERRLVDHGADGPAFPTSVATGPHSGRPGHPPTDRRVEEGDFLTVSLGADYRGYRCEIGRTFVIGTTPADWQIDLYELVFAAQRAGREALAPGVECREVDRAARQVLASGGHEEGLGPWTGHGVGLEIAEDPQLSPAAMGKLDACVPVTVDPGVHLPGRGGVRIDDTLVVRPEADGGPELLTITTKELLAL; encoded by the coding sequence ATGTACGCAACCCGACGCGCCCGGTTGCGTGACCGCTATGCCGCGGTCGGCACCGGCGCGGGCGCGACCGACACCGCCGCGGCACTCGTTTCGAGCCCCGCCAACATCCGCTATCTCACCGGGTGCGCGCCGCGCGGCGCCGCCCTGCTGCTGCACGAGGGCGGCGACACCCTGCTCTGCCCCAGCGCACCCACCGGCGATCCGTCGGAAGGGCGGCCGGCGGAGGACCTGCGGGTCAGCCTGCTGCCGCCGCACGCCGGCGACCCGGCCGTGGCCGGTGCCGACCTCGCCGCGAAGTCCGGCGCCGAGGCCTTGGCGGTGGAGGAGCACCACCTCACCGTCGCCCGCCACCGCGCCCTGCGCTCGGTGGCGCCCGAGCTGCGTCTGGAGGATCTCGGCTGTGCCGTGGAGGCGCAGCGGCTGGTGAAGGACCAGGACGAGATCGCGTGCCTGCGGATCGCGGCCGAGATCACCGACCAGGCCCTCGGCGAGCTGCTGGAGTCGATCCTCGTGGGCCGCACCGAACGCCACCTCGCCCTGGAGCTGGAGCGGCGGCTCGTCGACCACGGCGCGGACGGGCCCGCCTTCCCCACCTCCGTCGCCACCGGCCCGCACTCCGGCCGCCCCGGTCATCCGCCCACCGACCGGCGGGTCGAGGAAGGCGACTTCCTCACCGTCAGCCTGGGCGCCGACTACCGCGGCTACCGCTGCGAGATCGGCCGTACGTTCGTCATCGGCACCACCCCCGCGGACTGGCAGATCGACCTGTACGAGCTCGTCTTCGCAGCCCAGAGGGCCGGGAGGGAGGCGCTGGCACCCGGCGTCGAGTGCCGTGAAGTGGACCGCGCGGCGCGTCAGGTGCTGGCTTCCGGGGGGCACGAAGAGGGGCTCGGACCGTGGACCGGGCACGGCGTAGGGCTCGAAATCGCCGAGGACCCTCAGCTGTCACCTGCGGCCATGGGTAAACTGGACGCTTGCGTGCCGGTCACCGTCGATCCTGGGGTTCATCTTCCGGGCCGTGGCGGTGTCCGGATCGACGACACACTCGTCGTCCGCCCCGAGGCGGACGGCGGGCCAGAGCTACTCACGATCACGACCAAGGAGCTGCTCGCCCTCTGA
- a CDS encoding AAA family ATPase — protein sequence MQHPGGAPLPPPHSPGSAGAWADPQARSIPSGPQRPPAPAAPPRPQGAPTGPPPPPQGAPTGPPPPPQGAPAGWAGNQQAQAPRPEATGHIQLPTGNPVALPTPPPGTAAPDAAHTAVAVLLIGPAGAGKTSVARHWADIRRVPTAHISLDDVREWVRSGFADPQQGWNDHSEAQYRLARRTCGFAARNFLANGISCILDDAVFPDRPVVGLGGWKRHVGPGLLPVVLLPGLEIVLERNAQRSGNRRLTDEEVARIHGRMAGWYSSGLPIIDNSSHDVATTARMLDDVVARSIASPPAW from the coding sequence ATGCAGCACCCAGGGGGGGCTCCGCTGCCACCGCCTCATTCGCCGGGCAGCGCCGGCGCCTGGGCCGACCCCCAGGCCCGCTCCATACCCTCCGGGCCGCAACGGCCCCCGGCACCGGCCGCACCGCCCCGGCCGCAGGGCGCCCCCACGGGTCCGCCCCCTCCGCCGCAGGGCGCGCCGACCGGTCCGCCGCCCCCGCCGCAGGGCGCGCCCGCGGGCTGGGCCGGTAACCAGCAGGCGCAGGCACCGCGGCCGGAGGCCACGGGCCACATCCAGCTGCCCACGGGCAACCCCGTCGCGCTGCCCACGCCGCCGCCCGGCACGGCCGCGCCCGACGCCGCGCACACCGCCGTCGCGGTGCTGCTCATCGGCCCGGCGGGGGCCGGCAAGACCAGCGTCGCCCGGCACTGGGCCGACATCCGCCGCGTCCCCACGGCCCACATCAGCCTGGACGACGTACGCGAATGGGTCCGCTCCGGTTTCGCCGACCCCCAGCAGGGCTGGAACGACCACTCCGAGGCGCAGTACCGTCTCGCCCGCCGGACCTGCGGCTTCGCCGCGCGCAACTTCCTCGCCAACGGAATCTCCTGCATCCTCGACGACGCCGTCTTCCCCGACCGGCCGGTCGTCGGGCTGGGTGGCTGGAAGCGCCACGTGGGCCCGGGGCTGCTGCCCGTCGTGCTGCTCCCCGGCCTGGAGATCGTCCTCGAACGCAACGCCCAGCGCAGCGGCAACCGCCGCCTCACGGACGAAGAGGTCGCGCGTATCCACGGCCGGATGGCCGGCTGGTACAGCTCGGGCCTGCCGATCATCGACAACTCCAGCCACGACGTCGCCACCACGGCCCGGATGCTCGACGACGTCGTGGCCCGCAGCATCGCCAGCCCGCCCGCCTGGTGA
- the aroB gene encoding 3-dehydroquinate synthase codes for MTDAPTRIHVGGTAGSDPYDVLVGRQLLGELPALIGNQAKRVAVLHPEALAATGEALREDLAGQGYEAIAIQLPNAEEAKTAEVAAYCWKALGQTGFTRTDVVVGVGGGATTDVAGFVAATWLRGVRWIAVPTTVLGMVDAAVGGKTGINTAEGKNLVGAFHPPAGVLCDLAALDSLPVHDYVSGLAEVIKAGFIADPAILELIEGDPEGAKRPDGPHTAELIERAIRVKAEVVSSDLKESGLREILNYGHTLAHAIEKNERYNWRHGAAVSVGMVFAAELGRIAGRLDDATADRHRAVLGSVGLPLTYRGDQWPKLLETMKVDKKSRGDLLRFIVLDGLAKPTVLEGPDPAMLLAAHAEIAA; via the coding sequence ATGACCGACGCACCCACTCGCATCCACGTCGGCGGCACCGCCGGCTCGGACCCGTACGACGTGCTGGTCGGCCGGCAGCTGCTGGGCGAGCTGCCCGCGCTGATCGGCAACCAGGCCAAGCGCGTCGCCGTACTGCATCCGGAGGCGCTGGCCGCCACCGGTGAGGCGCTGCGCGAGGACCTCGCAGGCCAGGGCTACGAGGCCATCGCGATCCAGCTGCCGAACGCCGAGGAGGCCAAGACCGCCGAGGTCGCGGCGTACTGCTGGAAGGCGCTGGGCCAGACCGGCTTCACCCGTACCGACGTCGTGGTCGGCGTCGGCGGCGGCGCCACCACCGACGTGGCGGGCTTCGTCGCGGCCACCTGGCTGCGCGGGGTGCGCTGGATCGCCGTACCGACCACCGTGCTGGGCATGGTGGACGCGGCCGTGGGCGGCAAGACCGGCATCAACACCGCCGAGGGCAAGAACCTTGTCGGCGCCTTCCACCCGCCGGCCGGTGTGCTGTGCGACCTCGCGGCGCTGGACTCGCTGCCGGTGCACGACTACGTCTCGGGCCTGGCCGAGGTCATCAAGGCGGGCTTCATCGCCGACCCGGCCATCCTGGAGCTGATCGAGGGCGACCCCGAGGGCGCGAAGCGCCCCGACGGGCCGCACACCGCCGAGCTGATCGAGCGCGCCATCCGCGTCAAGGCCGAGGTGGTCTCCTCCGACCTCAAGGAGTCGGGCCTGCGGGAGATCCTCAACTACGGCCACACGCTCGCGCACGCCATCGAGAAGAACGAGCGGTACAACTGGCGGCACGGCGCGGCCGTCTCGGTGGGCATGGTCTTCGCCGCCGAACTGGGCCGGATCGCCGGGCGGCTGGACGACGCGACCGCCGACCGGCACCGCGCCGTCCTCGGCTCCGTCGGGCTGCCGCTGACCTACCGCGGCGACCAGTGGCCCAAGCTGCTGGAGACGATGAAGGTCGACAAGAAGTCCCGCGGCGACCTGCTGCGCTTCATCGTGCTGGACGGGCTGGCCAAGCCGACCGTGCTGGAGGGCCCGGACCCGGCCATGCTCCTCGCGGCACACGCCGAGATCGCCGCCTGA
- a CDS encoding shikimate kinase, which produces MTGPAVILVGPMGVGKTTAGMAIAARLGTAFRDTDADIVASQGKPISEIFIDEGEPHFRELERQAVRAAVQEHSGVLALGGGAVLDASTRELLAGRPVVFLEMGVAEAVKRVGLDAPRPLLAVNPRQRWRELMAERRPLYEEVARAVVSTEGRTPEEVADAALNALELLKTPGGDPGTPGGKDHA; this is translated from the coding sequence GTGACCGGCCCGGCCGTCATCCTGGTCGGTCCGATGGGCGTCGGGAAGACGACGGCCGGCATGGCGATCGCCGCCCGGCTGGGCACCGCCTTCCGCGACACCGACGCCGACATCGTCGCCTCCCAGGGCAAGCCGATCTCCGAGATTTTCATCGACGAGGGCGAGCCGCACTTCCGCGAGCTGGAACGGCAGGCGGTGCGCGCCGCCGTGCAGGAGCACTCCGGAGTGCTCGCGCTGGGCGGCGGCGCCGTGCTGGACGCGTCCACGCGGGAGCTGCTGGCCGGCCGGCCCGTCGTCTTCCTGGAGATGGGCGTGGCCGAGGCCGTCAAGCGGGTCGGTCTGGACGCGCCGCGCCCGCTGCTGGCCGTCAACCCCCGGCAACGCTGGCGCGAGCTGATGGCCGAGCGCCGGCCGCTGTACGAGGAGGTGGCGCGGGCCGTGGTGTCCACGGAGGGCCGTACGCCCGAGGAGGTCGCCGACGCCGCGCTGAACGCCCTGGAGCTGCTGAAGACCCCCGGGGGCGACCCCGGGACCCCCGGCGGGAAGGACCACGCATGA
- the aroC gene encoding chorismate synthase → MSRLRWLTAGESHGPALVATLEGLPAGVPVTTDMVADALARRRLGYGRGARMKFERDEVTFLGGVRHGLSLGSPVAIMVGNTEWPKWEKVMAADPVDEAELAELARNAPLTRPRPGHADLAGMQKYGFDEARPILERASARETAARVALGAVARSFLKETAGIEIVSHVVELAAAKAPYGVYPKPSDVEKLDADPVRCLDQDASKAMVAEIDQAHKDGDTLGGVVEVLAYGVPVGLGSHVHWDRRLDARLAGALMGIQAIKGVEVGDGFDLARVPGSQAHDEILATDEGIKRASGRSGGTEGGLTTGELLRVRAAMKPIATVPRALATVDVTTGEAAQAHHQRSDVCAVPAAGIVAEAMVALVLADAVAEKFGGDSVAETRRNVQSFLDNLAIR, encoded by the coding sequence TTGAGCAGGTTGCGCTGGCTGACGGCGGGGGAGTCGCACGGCCCCGCACTGGTGGCGACGCTGGAGGGCCTTCCGGCCGGCGTCCCCGTTACCACGGACATGGTGGCGGACGCCCTGGCCCGTCGCCGGCTCGGCTATGGCCGCGGTGCCCGGATGAAGTTCGAGCGGGACGAGGTGACCTTCCTCGGCGGCGTGCGGCACGGTCTGTCGCTCGGCTCGCCCGTCGCGATCATGGTGGGCAACACCGAGTGGCCCAAGTGGGAGAAGGTCATGGCGGCCGACCCGGTCGACGAGGCCGAGCTGGCCGAGCTGGCCCGCAACGCGCCGCTGACCCGCCCCCGCCCCGGCCACGCGGACCTGGCCGGCATGCAGAAGTACGGCTTCGACGAGGCCCGCCCGATCCTGGAGCGCGCCTCCGCGCGGGAGACCGCGGCCCGGGTGGCGCTGGGCGCGGTGGCCCGCTCCTTCCTGAAGGAGACGGCGGGCATCGAGATCGTCAGCCATGTCGTGGAGCTGGCCGCCGCCAAGGCCCCCTACGGCGTGTACCCCAAGCCCTCCGACGTGGAGAAGCTGGACGCGGACCCGGTGCGCTGCCTGGACCAGGACGCCTCGAAGGCGATGGTCGCGGAGATCGACCAGGCCCACAAGGACGGCGACACCCTCGGCGGCGTCGTCGAGGTCCTCGCGTACGGCGTGCCGGTCGGCCTCGGCAGCCACGTCCACTGGGACCGGCGCCTGGACGCCCGTCTGGCAGGCGCGCTGATGGGCATCCAGGCGATCAAGGGCGTCGAGGTCGGCGACGGCTTCGACCTGGCCCGCGTGCCCGGCTCCCAGGCGCACGACGAGATCCTCGCGACCGATGAGGGGATCAAGCGCGCGTCCGGCCGCTCCGGCGGTACCGAGGGCGGTCTGACCACCGGCGAGCTGCTGCGTGTCCGCGCCGCGATGAAGCCGATCGCGACCGTGCCGCGCGCCCTGGCCACCGTGGACGTGACCACCGGCGAGGCGGCGCAGGCCCACCACCAGCGCTCCGACGTGTGCGCCGTGCCCGCCGCGGGCATCGTCGCCGAGGCCATGGTGGCGCTGGTCCTCGCGGACGCCGTGGCGGAGAAGTTCGGCGGCGACAGCGTCGCCGAGACCCGCCGCAACGTCCAGTCGTTCCTCGACAACCTGGCGATCCGGTGA
- a CDS encoding shikimate dehydrogenase, with the protein MSGTHHKAAVLGSPIAHSLSPVLHRAAYEELGLAGREYGRFEVDEAALPGFLAELDDAEWAGLSLTMPLKRAVIPLLDGISETAASVEAVNTVVFTEDGRRTGDNTDIPGIQEALRERGVTSVGHAAILGAGATASSALAALSRICTGEVTVYVRSQARADEMRGWGERLGVAVRTAPWDEAAAAFDAPLVIATTPAGATDALAAAVPARPGTLFDVLYEPWPTALAAAWSERGGAVVGGLDLLVHQAVLQVEQMTGCERAPLAAMRKAGEAALAAR; encoded by the coding sequence GTGTCAGGAACCCACCACAAGGCGGCGGTCCTCGGATCGCCCATCGCCCATTCGCTGTCGCCGGTGCTGCACCGTGCCGCGTACGAGGAACTGGGCCTGGCCGGCCGGGAGTACGGCCGCTTCGAGGTCGACGAGGCGGCCCTGCCCGGCTTCCTGGCGGAGCTGGACGACGCCGAGTGGGCGGGCCTGTCGCTGACCATGCCGCTCAAGCGTGCGGTCATCCCGCTGCTGGACGGGATCAGCGAGACCGCGGCCTCCGTCGAGGCGGTCAACACCGTGGTCTTCACCGAGGACGGCCGCCGCACCGGCGACAACACCGACATCCCCGGCATCCAGGAGGCGCTGCGCGAGCGCGGCGTGACGAGCGTCGGCCACGCGGCCATCCTCGGCGCGGGCGCCACCGCCTCCTCGGCGCTCGCCGCGCTCTCCCGGATCTGCACCGGCGAGGTGACCGTGTACGTCCGCAGCCAGGCGCGCGCCGACGAGATGCGCGGCTGGGGCGAGCGGCTGGGCGTCGCCGTTCGCACCGCCCCCTGGGACGAGGCGGCCGCCGCCTTCGACGCGCCGCTGGTCATCGCCACCACTCCGGCCGGGGCCACGGATGCGCTGGCCGCCGCGGTACCGGCCCGGCCCGGCACCCTCTTCGACGTGCTGTACGAGCCGTGGCCCACCGCCCTGGCCGCCGCCTGGTCCGAGCGCGGCGGCGCGGTCGTCGGCGGCCTGGACCTCCTGGTGCACCAGGCCGTCCTCCAGGTCGAGCAGATGACCGGCTGCGAGCGGGCCCCGCTGGCCGCGATGCGCAAGGCCGGCGAGGCGGCGCTGGCGGCCCGCTGA
- the mltG gene encoding endolytic transglycosylase MltG — protein sequence MTEYGRGHGSEPWHPEDPLYGESYGEQGAYGGQASYGNQDPYAGQQPGWGGAPGPQQHQYEHQQYAHPQQYDPYGQGGGQAGQAGGAPYDPYGHQADPYGHQPDPYGQQPDPYGAGVPDHYGTPDGYPAPHPQQHQPVRHDQTAPMPAVPGGPQGDDWQGAGHDAAWQEEPARPEPEPDHAFFSGGDAEADPDEEAAPRGKRRPVRERRGKDQRPKRRGRAVAAVVVLAVIAGGGYLAYDRFAPPPDFDGEGTGSVQVEIPDGSPVLQMGLLLKKEGVVKSADAFTAAVTENPKAEAGLQPGVYTLRKEMSAASAVELMLSPKSRNSLTIPEGSRAVAVYSAIDKKLGLKAGTTKGVAASEAKNLGLPSWADDDPDIKDPLEGFLYPSRYEVGDHTKPVDVLKQMVARAKQNYARYDLAANAKKFGLTSPLQLVTVASLTQAEGTSHDDFRKMAEVIYNRLDTGNTETYGKLEFDSTYNYIKNQSELDIPISAIKNYDNPYNTYYYKGLPPGPIGNPGEDALKAAVNPTDDGWYYFVAINGKTKFAKTYAEHEKLVAEFNKTR from the coding sequence ATGACTGAGTATGGCCGGGGCCACGGCTCCGAACCGTGGCACCCCGAGGACCCTCTCTACGGAGAGTCCTACGGCGAGCAGGGTGCCTACGGCGGCCAGGCTTCCTACGGGAACCAGGACCCCTACGCGGGGCAGCAGCCGGGCTGGGGCGGCGCCCCCGGCCCGCAGCAGCACCAGTACGAGCACCAGCAGTACGCGCACCCGCAGCAGTACGACCCGTACGGACAGGGCGGCGGACAGGCCGGGCAGGCCGGCGGCGCGCCCTACGACCCGTACGGCCACCAGGCGGACCCGTACGGCCACCAGCCCGACCCGTACGGGCAGCAGCCCGATCCGTACGGCGCCGGGGTGCCGGACCACTACGGCACGCCCGACGGCTACCCGGCACCGCACCCGCAGCAGCACCAGCCGGTGCGGCACGACCAGACGGCCCCCATGCCCGCCGTGCCCGGCGGCCCGCAGGGTGACGACTGGCAGGGGGCGGGGCACGACGCGGCCTGGCAGGAGGAGCCGGCCCGGCCCGAGCCGGAGCCGGACCATGCCTTCTTCTCCGGCGGCGACGCGGAAGCGGACCCCGACGAGGAGGCCGCGCCGCGCGGGAAGCGCCGGCCGGTGCGGGAGCGCCGCGGCAAGGACCAGCGCCCGAAGCGGCGTGGCCGCGCGGTCGCGGCGGTCGTCGTCCTCGCGGTGATCGCCGGCGGCGGCTACCTCGCCTACGACCGCTTCGCGCCGCCGCCGGACTTCGACGGCGAGGGCACCGGCAGCGTCCAGGTGGAGATCCCGGACGGCTCGCCCGTGCTCCAGATGGGGCTGCTGCTCAAGAAGGAAGGCGTGGTCAAGAGCGCCGACGCGTTCACCGCAGCGGTCACCGAGAATCCCAAGGCCGAGGCGGGCCTCCAGCCCGGCGTCTACACGCTGCGCAAGGAGATGTCGGCGGCCTCGGCCGTCGAACTGATGCTCAGCCCGAAGAGCCGCAACAGCCTGACCATCCCGGAGGGCTCGCGTGCGGTGGCGGTCTACTCCGCCATCGACAAGAAGCTCGGGCTGAAGGCCGGTACGACCAAGGGCGTCGCCGCGAGCGAGGCGAAGAACCTCGGCCTGCCGTCCTGGGCGGACGACGACCCCGACATAAAGGACCCGCTGGAAGGCTTCCTGTACCCCTCGCGTTACGAGGTCGGCGACCACACGAAGCCGGTCGACGTCCTCAAGCAGATGGTCGCGCGGGCGAAACAGAATTACGCCCGCTACGACCTCGCGGCGAACGCGAAGAAATTCGGGCTCACCTCGCCGCTCCAGCTCGTCACGGTCGCCAGCCTCACCCAGGCCGAAGGCACCAGCCACGACGACTTCCGCAAGATGGCCGAGGTCATCTACAACCGCCTGGACACCGGCAACACCGAAACCTACGGCAAGCTCGAATTCGACTCGACGTACAACTACATCAAGAACCAGAGCGAACTCGACATTCCGATCAGCGCCATCAAGAACTACGACAACCCCTACAACACGTACTACTACAAGGGGCTGCCGCCGGGGCCGATCGGAAATCCGGGCGAGGACGCGCTCAAGGCCGCGGTCAACCCGACCGACGACGGCTGGTACTACTTCGTCGCCATCAACGGGAAGACGAAGTTCGCCAAGACCTACGCCGAGCACGAGAAGCTCGTCGCGGAATTCAACAAGACCCGCTAG